In Miscanthus floridulus cultivar M001 chromosome 8, ASM1932011v1, whole genome shotgun sequence, the sequence GCGCTGGTCGGCTGTCCCTGGCCGCTTTCCATCGGTCGGCAGCTGGACCGTCTCCGTGTGCCTGTGGCTCCGCCTGTTGCGGCACAGGGCCGGCGGACGGCCGTTCCCCGCCGCCAGGGCTTCAGCGCGAGCGCCGATCCAACCTCCGGAAGTGTTACAGGCGTGATTTGAGAAAAGTTGAACGGCAAGCGATGATCCTACATCGGCTTCGCGACTCATGATGTGAGAAAGAGGAAAGGCCAGGCCGCAATGGATTCGATGCCTGTGCAGTGCGCGTTGCCGCATGGGCTTTGGCCTCTGGGCCTCTCGATGGTGACTGTTCTGCTCCGGCGCCACTCGCGGCTACTTCACTGGCTGGAGTCACGGAGAAGAGGATCGCTGGCGATGCTCGCGCCCCTACAGAGACATAGTATACAGGCGGTTCAAAACCCATTTTCACTGGCGTTTTCCAACACCGCCTGTGCTGGAGGTCAGTGGAAATGGGACCACAGCACAGGCGATTGCTTGTGAACCACCTGTGGAAGGCGGCTCACTTAGTGAACCGCCTGTGTAAATGGCGGTTCACTAAGTGAGCCGTCTGTGGAAATGTATTTTCACATGCGGTTCACAAGCGATCGCATGTGATGTATGCCGaccatatttatatatatttttgatatttttatattatatattaaatatatacatatacattgaTATTGAAACTACTAAACCCTATTGGATGGTGTTCAAATATAGCaacatgtaatttaaatattcCATACATACATTTATATACATCAAAGTTTCGTGCTCACAAACATAAAGTTACAAGTGTATCATACTTTATATACATCAAAGTTTGCACCTGTGCTCTAATAACCTTTCCGAGTAAGGTTTAGCCTATAAATCTCTGTTAGCACTCGGAACTCTGGCTTGGATAATTCACTTTCATGATCATGATATTTCCCTTCCATTGAAATGACTTGTTTCAAGAGGAAAAGGCACAGGTCCTCAACTATGTTGTACAAAGTACGTTCGTTGATGCGCGTCGCCTTGGGTTCCTTAAAATCCTGCAAAAAAAGTTTATAAACATCATATAGTTATAGTTTGCACCTTTAATGTCAGAACTACATACATGACTATTACTTATATTACCTTGGAAGGGTTGCTGACGTATCGTCCGGTCTCTTCTCTCATATGCTCGCACACGTAGTATCCACAGAGGACAGATCCGGGTGGTTGCTTGTGGCACTATATAACGGGAAAGTGGTTATTTGATGCAACCATGGTCCTATGTATAGTACATGTATGATTTCTATTCATAAGGGTAAATTTTCATACTTACCGGCCAGTCATATAAAACTCGCAATGGCTGCCCTTCTATATTGGACTCGCACTTTCCACCTTTTATCTTATAAAACCTATATACCCAATGATCTCGAATAGAATCACCATGTCATTCTCAAAATCTCATAATGCAAAAGTATACATGCATATCTCGACTTACAGCTCTAACATCTCAATGAAATGTGCATAGCTTGATGGCGGGTAATTTGCGGAGTCTAGTACCAGCACCCTTCCGTCCCTTGGATAAATGACGAAGCAGATCCAGTGGTCCCTGCACGATCAAATTCATGATGCATTTGTACATTGAAATTATTTAGTTTGATCTATGCAAACTCACACTTACCCAAAGTTGTACGGGACCACTACCGATTCCCTGTTTTGATACTTGAGCAATGCCATTCTAATGTAGAAGGCGTATTTAGCTTCAAACTCCATCTTCAACTTTGCGATTTTCTTGACTCGTTCTTCACCGTCTAAGCCCAATAACTCTATGTTGTCATCCCCGATTCTGAATGTGTGCCGTTCTTCGCATATATCAATTGGGTTCAGATAGCCAATCCTTTCATTAGCACAATAATTAAAATCCAGACCATAATACAGCTCCTGCTGATCATATAGCATTCTGCAAGGCACATGCATGTCAGATATTGAACATTGATGCAACTACAATGCATGTGTAACTATGTAACACTTACAATGCAAACGTCGTTATGATCTGTACGTCCAGTCTCTCGAGGTTCATCATCAACCAAATGTCTTCAAAGTTAATCATGCACTTATTATTTTCACTGAGAAATGCCTTTTGTGGTATACACACGTTGAAGGTGTCGATGCCAGCAGAAGAGGCTCTCATGTATCAGTCATGCAGCCTTTTTATAATGTTTGGGACCTTTAATAGTTGCTCCCGCTTTAGTAGAGTCCTTCCCACCACAAAATTTTTTAGGGATATACTTGTAATCTTCTGCAGTTGGCACCTTGATTGTGCAGGGAATTACCTTAGGCACTGGCTTCGCTGACTTCTCGAGCTCAGACAACTCGACGACTTCTGTAGTGCGTTTCCGTCCAATTCCTGACAAAAATTTGGCCGTGCCAGCTATTTTTTTCTTTGGCTCGTAGGTGGAAACCAACTTGGGTACCGCAAATTAATTTCTTCTTTGGCCgcggtggtggactggtggttcCCTTGTTTGTTCAGGATCTTTGGGTTGTGGGGAAGGTGGGGAATTGAATGGTGGCGGAGATGGTGCTGACTGTGGCGGAGGTGATGATTGTGGCGGAGGTGATGATTGAGGGTCAGGAAGAGAATggggaggtgatggtggtgggttAGGAAGAGGATCGGTAGGCGCTGATGACTCCTCAACTGGTGGTATCTCTTGAGAGGATGGTGGTGGCTCCCTCAGCTGGACGTCCTGCTGAGGCCAAAGGATGAAATTGTTTATAGCCTGTCCGAGTTTCTCAATGTCCTCGGGACCGGGGATGTCTAAAATCTCATCCTCATATCCTTGGACCACGGTCGATACTTCTACTCTATAGTAGTCTTCAGGAATGTCAGCACCATGGTATTTGCATCCTCCTAGGGATCGCTTTGCCCGTGGCTACTTCCCTTGTACGATGATTATTAATGCCATATCTTATGACTAGGGAGCAAGGCATGGGAGCAACAATGTCGTCAACCGGATAGTGAACCTTGTTCGTTGTAGACGTGACACTGCTTGGAATGTCGGTTGGACACTGTGACACAACTGGGACTAGCTGCATCTGGGGTGCCTGAGCGCTCATCTGTTGATTTGACACCGCACTCGCCAGTTTCTGCATCAACTCAGGAGGAGGATCTTGTAGCAATTTCCCCATCATCTCTCTGAACTCTTTCTTAGCCTCCTCCTTTAAATATCTTGCCATTTCTTCCTTGTATCGATCACGTTTCTTGTACTCACCTTGCCACTGAGGGCCGAATCCATCCTTACATCCTTCTTTGGATGAGATGCCTCGAACACGGCCAGGATGCTCGGGGTTACCCAGGCCCACACTAAGGATGTCCCTCTCCCTTCGTGGCTTGAATTTACCTTCCTGCTGCTTGGATGCCACCACAAAGATGCTCTTTGCTACTTGTTCAACCATTGGGTCATCAAAGGACACACCGCTCTCAGTTTCCTTTGGATTCCGAGCAAGAATCCAATTCGCGGACCTTTCACCAACTTGCTCGGATAGCGCCGGCAACCCTGCCACCTTCTTCGCAGCCTCTTCTTGCCTCCATTTAGGAACCTGGCGCTGGTAACCACCTATGCCTAGACGGTGGTGGTACTTGTTCTTCTTAGCAAGAGCGGAGTTGGCTTCGCTCAGAGTTAAGAAGTCTGGCTCTCTCCTCTGCTCTAGAAAGACCGCCCACTGCCCTTTAGAAATCTTGTATCTTGTTGTAGGGTCCAACCCTCTCTTCGCAAAGTTGGTATTCATCTCGGACCTCCAGTTTCGGAAACTGATCGCACACTGCTTCACTGTATATTCCTTTATTAGTGCATCTGGTGTGTTTCGAGGAAACTGGAACCTCATCTTGATTTTATCCCAAATTTTTGTCTTGTCATCGTCCAACACACTGGACCACTGCCGAATAGTGATGTCAAAAAGGTCCCTAACATAGAAACCAATTGCGTTCCGGTACTTGGGTAGGGCCTCCTCTGGAGCTAGGGGCTGTCCGATCGGGCTAACTTCTGAGATGGCATATACGTCATCTGGAAACCTGTTCAATCCTCTCTCGCCTCATTTCAAACCGCTCCGCTTCCTTTTCCTTGATCTCTCAGTGCTCGTCATCGCGGTCGGTTCCGGTGCGTCTTCGGCATGTGCCACTTCGTGTTGCCAAATCAGCTCTTGCATCTGAGGCAACGCCTCCTGAATATAGACATTGTGAATCGTATGGATGGGTTTATATATAGACATTATGGATCGAAATCATGTAATTACATACAAACATGAAAACATGAAATCATGTAGTAATAGACACGGAATAATTACCTCGTCGGCTTGTGGATTATAATCAGGGTCCCGTTCCAATTCAAGACGAGCCTTCCTCACTTTGGGAGGTTCCATGTCGTCGATAACGCTTTCATATTCTAGAGTAGAGGCCCCTGATGCTTGGTGGGTCCCTTATACTTGCTCCGTGGGGTCAGACGACCCCAGGGCTTGGCCCGTTTGGTGGGTCCCTTGTACTTGCTCCGTGGGGTCGGACGACCCTAGGGCTTGGCCCATTTGGTGGGTCCCTTGTACTTGCTCCGTGGGGTCGGACGACCCCAGGGCTTGACCCGTTTGGTGGGTCCCTTGTACTTGCTCCGTGGGGTTAGACGACCCTAGGGCTTGACCCGTTTGGTGGGTCCCTTGTACCGTGGGGTCGGGCCCTGGGGCTTGTTCCGTGTGTTCGGACCCTTGTGCTTGGTGCTTGCGCGGAGAACTCATCGTGAAAATCTGACATATATTAAGGACATACACTTATAGATATTTCCATACATATATTTCACAAGATTACATCATTTCATCATTACATCATTTTCACAGCATCTACACAGTACAATAAAGCTAACAAAAAAGGATTCACATTTTTCTGGTATTCCTAGAATTATTTATGTATTAAACAAGATTTGAGGCATATATTCCATTTAAATCAttttaaataaagctacataaataaagctacatgtatTATAAAGATACATTCATTAATTTTCATACATAAAAAGAAATAATAATTACATCATTACATACATCAACTaaatcaaatgaaaaaaacaaaaaaaagtgaGTCCAAGCAAATTGGGCCGGCCCACTGGCTTGCAGGCCGGCCCAACTGCCCACGTTGTTGGGCatgccccgccgccgccggcaactGGCCGCCACGGCCACCGTGCCCGCTGCCTTCATCTGCCCCCACGCGACCCCGCGCTCGGACCCCTGCATCCGGCCACCGCTACGgcctctgccaccgccaccgccaccgccatcgcTGGCCCCTAGCCTCCCGGCCTCTGCCACCGCCACAGCTATGGCAGCCGTGCGCacagagagagaagaagagagagcACGAGCACTTACCGCGTGCGGAGATGAAGCGTAGGGAGGGCGGCGCGGCGATGAGACGGCGACGTAGAATTTTTCAGCAGCCTGACGACATAGAAACGAATCGACTGGCGCCTCGGACTTACAAAAATTTCAGGCGAGTGCGCGGGATATAAATACAGAACGTATTTCTACTGGCGGTCAGTATTGACCACCGCCTGTAGAAATGGTTTCTACAGGCGGTTGGCATTGGCCACCGCCTGTAGAAATAGATTTCTACAGGCGGTTGGCATTGACCACCGCTTGTAGAAATCTATTTCTACAGGCGGGTGGCATTGACCGCCGCTTGTAGTAAGGAATTTGCAGAAATAGTTTAAaagcttcaaaaattcatatcttgagAAATATTCTTCCAAAAttagtgaaataaattttgtggTGTTTGTCTTGAGAAGATATACatgttaaaaatatgaaatgtcatGTTTGAGATACTTTTATATGTAGCTATATTTAAAATGATTTAAATTGAATATATGTCTCACATCTCGTTTAATACATAAATAAAATGCTAGGGTTTGTGTTTTTCCTAATTAAATGCTAGGGTTTGGGGTTAATTAAGCTAGAGTTTAGCTAGGGTAGATTAGGGACTAGGGATTAGCTAGGGTTCATTCGGGTTTAGCCTAGGGTTCATCAGCTCGGATTATAGAAATAGATTGCATGAAGGTGAAATAAGCATAGGGTATCACATGTAGAAACATGGAAGGGTACATAGCATAAGTTACACATTGTAACAAAAATGGATTACATGGCAAATAGCAAAAATAATCTAGGCAGCTACTGTTCTTCCTTGTCTATCGTGGCGCACCCAGAGTAACGATTTCTGTGGGATGCTTTGCTCAACATTCCTTATTTTTACTGGATGGTCGTCTACAAAGAGAGACATGTCGCTGAACTCATTAAATTCATCCAGGTCAGATACACTATCAACTCCTATAGCTTGTTGCTTTCCAGGAAAAACTACATGCTTCGGCTTGTTAGTACTTTTCTTCTCATTAGGAGACCTGTGCAGCATGGTTAGCCATTATCCACGGATCATCTTTGTAGCCTACCTTACTTAGATCAAGAACTCTGACCCCATAGTTGTCCACTGTGACATGTTTGTCTTCAACCCATTGACATCGAAACACAGGGATCTAAAATGTaccatagtctagttcccatatgtCCTCAACGAATCCAAAGTATGTAGTTTCCTCACCAGTTTCAGAGTCTAAGGCCTCACATCGAACTCCACTGTTTTGTGCCATGCTCTTTTTGTCCTTGGACTTGGTACAGTATGTGAAGCCACTAATGTCATAGGTTTGCCATGTCGTGACCTAGCGTGATGGTCCAGAAGCCAACACCTTGATGATGCGTTCCTCAATTGTTTCCCCATCTGGAATGTCATGCTCCCTTAGCCATGAGGTGAActgattcttgtgttccttcaTTAACCATTCATCTGTGTGCCCATGCTTATGTTCACGAAGCTCACCAATGTGTTGCTCGATCAAAGGCTCCATTATCGAGAGTTGATGTAGGATGCTGTGATGTGCCTCGAGGACTGTATTGTAATCTTGTGGGACGAATGATTTCTTTTCCATCCTCCCTCTTCCATTTAGCCTACCCTCGTGTCGTGACGGAGGCAAACCTATTGCAACCTGGTCTTTTAGGACCCTGTTGCAGAATGGACCTTCGGACTCAATTGCCTCTTCGGTTAAGTACCCCTCTACCATGGACGCCTCAGGATGAGCACAAGTTGATACATAGCCATTTAGTATTGACATGAAACGCTCATACGTCCACATCTCATGCAAGTACATGGGACCCAGTGCCTCTATCTGTGGAACCAAGTGCACCACAAGGTGAACCATAATATCGAAGAATGCTGGGGGCAAACACATCTCAAACTATGACACTATCTCCACTGTGAATTCCTTAAGAGATGCCAACTCATCACGGTCAATCACCTTCTGTGAGATCCTGTTGAAGAAGTAGCACAACCGTGTGATTGCAATCTTTATCCACACTAGATTTATAGCCCTGATGGCAATAGGGAGGAAAGTAGTCAGCATGACATAACAATCATGTGAGTTGTAGTTGGTGAGTGTAAGGTCTTTTATTGACACAATACTCCATATGCTAGAGCAGAATTCAGATGGGACTTTCAAATTCTTCAACCACACACACATCGCATGTTTCTCATCATTGTTGAGGTTGTAGCTTGCTGCCGGGAGGTGGTACTTCCCATTTTCTTGAAGAATAGGGTGAAGTTCTTTTTTTATGTCTAACTGTACCATGTCCATGCGTGAATTTAGTccttcctttgtcttgcccttcaTATCTAGCAAGGTTCCAATTAGGCTTTCAAACACGTTCTTCTGAATGTGCATACCATCGATCGCGTGGTGGACGTCTAACTCTGGCCAGTATGACAAATACTCGAAGAAAATAGACTTCTTCTTGAATGTAGCCCCTAGAGTTGGTTTGACATCCTTTCTTGGTTTTCCGTCTTTTGTCTTCTTCCCGAAAACAAATTTGAGTTTGCTGACTATGTTGAAAACTCTTTTGCCTTTACTGTTACCTGATGGAGCAGTAGACCGTAGTTCAACGTTATTGTCGAAGTACTTATCCATCTTTTTCTAGCGGTACCTGTGTCCTTTCGATAAGAAGCGTATGTGCCTCATGTACACTATCTTCTTAGATGTAGTAAGGGACACGTAAGCAGTTCCATCTATGCATACCACGCAACCAACCTTTCCCTTGAACTGCCCTGATAATGTGAAGAGAGCAGGGTAATCATTGATCGTAACAAAGATAATTGCTCTCAGTGTGAATGAATCTTTGCGGTACTCGTCCAACATTTTAACACCTATTTCCCACAATATCTTCATGTCCTCCATTAAGGGCTCCAAGAAAACATCCATGTCAACTCCAGGCTGTGTAGGTCCAGAGATAAGGATGGTTAGCAAGAGGTACTTTCGCTTCTACATCAACCATGGCGGGAGGTTGTAGATGGTGAGGATCACCGGCCATGTGCTGTGCTTGCTGCTCCTCTCAGCAAatggattcattccatcagtacTCAGTGCGAACCTAACATTTCTTGGTTCCTTTGCAAAGTCCTTGTAGTTTTCATTGAAATCTTTCCACTGCTGGCCATCGGCTGGGTGCCGAAGCTTCCCATCGTCTTTGTGCTCATCAGAAGCATGCTAGCTCATAAGTTTGGCATCCTCTGGGTTAGCAAACAAACACCTCAATCAATCGACCACAGGCAGGTACCACATCACCAAAGCAGGAATCTTTTTCTGCGCATAATAGTctacttcttctttttctttgcaggtGGGTTTTGAACTACTCTTCTGGGTCTTCTGTTGGGTCCTATTCCTCTTTCCTTTACACACAAAAGCAGCACACTCTTCTTCTCTATAGTCTTTATTCGTCTTGTACCTACTTGCACCACACTTTGGACAGATGTCCAAGTCCTTATAATCAGCACCTCGATATAGGATACAATGATTTCTACACGCGTGGATCTTCTCAACACCCATCGTCAGTGGACTGATTAGCTTCTTTGCATAGTACGTGTTAGTAGGCACTTTGTTCTCCTTTGGAAGCATGTCTGTGATAATACTCAAGAACGCATCGAAGCCAGCATCAGAAAGACCATACCTAGATTTACACACCAACAACTTTAGCACAGACCGCAGCGTCGTGAACTCTTTGGTACAACCCTTAGACTCATCGTACAAAGGCTCTTCTGCTGCCTTCATCAGGGCCTCCATACCTTTCATGAAGAACATTGATGGATCTTCCGCATGATGACGCAATATTGCCTCCAGGAATTCTGCGTCTTCCGTAGCCATATTATTTGGCATCACATGAGTTCTGACGCCTTCATTTCCTCCAGCGAAACCATGATCAGGACCATCGGTGACAAGTTGTTGTGTCTCGTGTACGAACTGAAACCCATCAACAAGCATATCTAGACCATCGGCATCGATGTTCGTAGGGTTTCTAGTTGTATAAGGCGTAGAGCTACCCTCTCCATGCTTTGTCCAAATCAAGTAATCCTTCATAAATCCTCAGCGGACCAGATGAGGAAGGATTTGTTGATGGTCATCAAATACAACAACATTCCTGCAGTCCATGCATGGACAATGTATGTGCGTCTTCTttgttctccaagcatggttcTTAGCGGCACCAATAAACCTAAGGACCTCGGGTATGTATGATGGATCTAGTCTTGATAACTTATACATCCAGAATGACCTCTCCATCATTACCTGTAAAAAAATACAATGAATTGATTGTAATCAATGTAAAACAAGTAACCATATCTAGGGATTATATTAGCTAGGATTTAGGATTTAGCTAGGGTATAGAGAGGATTTAGCTAGGGATTATtagctagggtttagggtttatgtAGGGTTTAAAGTAAAAAAACTAAGTAGCATAATTAAAAAAAACCTAAGTATCATTATTAAAAACACACCATTCATGAAACATAAATGCATAGTGGATGAAATAAATTGAGAAATAAAGATCATAATAAAAAAAC encodes:
- the LOC136469629 gene encoding uncharacterized protein; this translates as MKDYLIWTKHGEGSSTPYTTRNPTNIDADGLDMLVDGFQFVHETQQLVTDGPDHGFAGGNEGVRTHVMPNNMATEDAEFLEAILRHHAEDPSMFFMKGMEALMKAAEEPLYDESKGCTKEFTTLRSVLKLLVCKSRYGLSDAGFDAFLSIITDMLPKENKVPTNTYYAKKLISPLTMGVEKIHACRNHCILYRGADYKDLDICPKCGASRYKTNKDYREEECAAFVCKGKRNRTQQKTQKSSSKPTCKEKEEVDYYAQKKIPALVMWYLPVHASDEHKDDGKLRHPADGQQWKDFNENYKDFAKEPRNVRFALSTDGMNPFAERSSKHSTWPPGVDMDVFLEPLMEDMKILWEIGVKMLDEYRKDSFTLRAIIFVTINDYPALFTLSGQFKGKVGCVVCIDGTAYVSLTTSKKIVYMRHIRFLSKGHRYR